Within the Mastacembelus armatus chromosome 10, fMasArm1.2, whole genome shotgun sequence genome, the region GGTTAATCTATGAGCTGTAACTACACAAAACACCAGTTATTTACTTTGGTCCTCAACAAGAAGACAGACTGAATAGACATTTCAGTGAGCACAATGCcagaaaatacaaatgctaAATGAGCAGTATATGGGAATGAGGGCAATAAGGGTTTGAAAGAGGCAAAAAGATGATGGTCTCACCTCTGTATTGTATGACTCTGTTTTATGTCTTGGCACTGTCATGGAAGCACTATGTTCAACATTCAGAGTGCTCTGACTCAAGGGTTGGGAGAACTTTACATCACTTTTCCGGGAGTCAGTGGTTCCATACACCTCGTAACTGAATGCCTGCCCACCTTTCAACGTACCGGTCCCTCCTACATCTGCGTAAAGGGGCGGGTAATATGGAATAACTGGAAGATTGCCACTGGATTTGTAAAACAGGCGTTCGTGTCTCCACCTGTAGATTTTCACTGAGATAATAACCACTAAAgacgtgatgaagaggaaggaaactacAGCCAGAGCCAACACTAAGTAAAAAGTCAGGTTGTCATTGTACTCCTTGTCGTGTGGAAAGTCAGTGAACTCCGACAGCACTTCAGGGAAGCTGTCCGCCACCGCCACGTTaacaatcactgtggctgaacgaGACGGCTGCCCGTTGTCCTCCACTATAacactcagtctttgtttgactgcatctttatcagtcacttggcggacagttcttatttctccattctgtaagcccacttcaaacagcgccctgtctgtggctttctgcagtttatacGAGAGCCAGGCATTCTGTCCAGAGTCCACATCAACAGCCACCACTTTAGTCACCAGATAGCCCACATCTGCTGAACGAGGCACCATTTCTGCCACCACAGAGCCACCGGTCTGGACCGGGTACAGAACCTGAGGTgggttgtcgttctggtcctgGACCAGGATTTTCACTGTCACGTTGCTACTGAGTGGAGGAGAGCCTCCATCCTGCGCTTTGACCCGAATATTGAATAGTTTTGTTTGCTCATAGTCTAAGGGGCGCACAGCAAGTATCTCCCCGCTCTCTGCATTCACTGAGAAATAAGCTGAAGCCAACATCCCATTCACCTGGCTATCTTCAAGGAAATATGACACGCGCGCATTGTTCCCAAAATCTTGGTCAGTGGCTTTGACGGAAATGAGTGACATGCCAGGTGAATTATTTTCAGCGATGAAAGCGGTCAAAACGTCTTGTGGGAACAACGGAGCGTGGTCGTTTACATCTGATAGTcttaaataaattgttttatttgtgaagtACGGAGGGGAACCCTGGTCCATTGCtgttattgttatattatattCTGACACTGTTTCACGGTCCAAAACGTCATCAGACACCAGGCTATAGAAATTAGCTGAGGAAGACTTGATTTTAAAAGGTACATCTGAGCCAATAAAACACTTCACCTGGCCATTTTTACCCGAGTCCAGGTCTTTGATATTGAGCATGGCTATGACAGTATCCGGAGTCGAATCCTCTGGTATAGGATTGGAAAGGGAAATAACACTTATGACGGGAGCATTATCATTTACATCGGCCACCTCAATCAGCACTTTACTTGTATCTGTCAACCCTCCCTTGTCTGTGGCTTCGATATCAATTTCATACTGTTTGGATTTCTCGTAGTCTAAAACACCCACTACAGTAATTTCCCCAGTTTgagcatcaatattaaacagAGGTGATGCCCCATCAGTAAGGTGGGAGAAGGAATACACTACCTCTTCGTTTGCTCCCTTGTCATTATCAGTGGCAGTGACTCTTAAAATAACAGTATCCCTAGACGCGTTTTCAGCGACTGTTACTCTGTAAACAGACTGAGTGAATACAGGTGCATTGTCATTTGCATCCAAAACCACgacatttattttgacagaaCCGGACTTTTGAGGATTACCGCCGTCAAACGCTGTCAGAATTAATTTATGCTCTtcttgcttttctctgtcaAGCGACGTGTGAAGAACCATTTCAGCATATTTTG harbors:
- the LOC113144682 gene encoding protocadherin gamma-A11-like → MTLGQVRYSIPEEMATGSVVGNIIQDLGLDVMRLKSGRARIFTEDGSEYIGLNAEKGTLVVAKRIDREELCKQVSPCSLHFQIILENPMELHRIDVEITDINDNAPFFSTKEYSFQVSESALPGARYSLESAKDPDVAPNSLQTYKLNPTDHFKLNVVSRPDGTKYAEMVLHTSLDREKQEEHKLILTAFDGGNPQKSGSVKINVVVLDANDNAPVFTQSVYRVTVAENASRDTVILRVTATDNDKGANEEVVYSFSHLTDGASPLFNIDAQTGEITVVGVLDYEKSKQYEIDIEATDKGGLTDTSKVLIEVADVNDNAPVISVISLSNPIPEDSTPDTVIAMLNIKDLDSGKNGQVKCFIGSDVPFKIKSSSANFYSLVSDDVLDRETVSEYNITITAMDQGSPPYFTNKTIYLRLSDVNDHAPLFPQDVLTAFIAENNSPGMSLISVKATDQDFGNNARVSYFLEDSQVNGMLASAYFSVNAESGEILAVRPLDYEQTKLFNIRVKAQDGGSPPLSSNVTVKILVQDQNDNPPQVLYPVQTGGSVVAEMVPRSADVGYLVTKVVAVDVDSGQNAWLSYKLQKATDRALFEVGLQNGEIRTVRQVTDKDAVKQRLSVIVEDNGQPSRSATVIVNVAVADSFPEVLSEFTDFPHDKEYNDNLTFYLVLALAVVSFLFITSLVVIISVKIYRWRHERLFYKSSGNLPVIPYYPPLYADVGGTGTLKGGQAFSYEVYGTTDSRKSDVKFSQPLSQSTLNVEHSASMTVPRHKTESYNTEEQSLHGVQTLCM